From Gemmatimonadota bacterium, a single genomic window includes:
- a CDS encoding 2-C-methyl-D-erythritol 2,4-cyclodiphosphate synthase: MTVLRIGIGYDSHRFVEGRPLILAGQRIPHPEGLAGHSDADAVAHAIIDALLGAAALGDIGTLFPDTDPAWRDADSMRLLDLARARLAAEGFRPVQVDVTIILEHPKLGPHKSAMADAIRSVLGLPAGRVSLKAKTNEGMGFIGRGEGVAVMAVATVESS, translated from the coding sequence CTGACCGTGCTTCGGATCGGCATCGGATACGACTCCCATCGGTTTGTCGAGGGCCGGCCGTTGATCCTTGCCGGCCAGCGGATTCCCCATCCCGAAGGGCTCGCTGGGCATTCGGACGCCGACGCGGTGGCTCACGCCATCATCGACGCGTTGCTCGGGGCCGCCGCCCTCGGCGACATCGGCACCCTGTTTCCTGATACCGATCCCGCGTGGCGGGATGCCGATTCCATGCGGCTCCTCGACCTCGCCCGGGCCCGCTTGGCCGCGGAGGGGTTCCGCCCGGTACAGGTCGACGTCACCATCATCCTCGAGCACCCCAAGCTCGGCCCTCACAAGTCCGCCATGGCCGACGCGATCCGGAGTGTCCTGGGTCTGCCGGCGGGGCGGGTCAGCCTCAAGGCAAAAACCAACGAGGGCATGGGATTCATCGGCCGGGGCGAGGGCGTTGCCGTCATGGCGGTGGCCACGGTGGAGAGTTCGTGA